A stretch of Brassica rapa cultivar Chiifu-401-42 chromosome A08, CAAS_Brap_v3.01, whole genome shotgun sequence DNA encodes these proteins:
- the LOC103847696 gene encoding WAT1-related protein At4g16620: protein MKRETLKEVGIVGGLVGAQVIYAGNSEVLSQVLSLGVDPLLVAIFCTFASFLLISPLSFLLEREVWPRSLSFKLKTKLVLVSLVGVTLFQWLFFEGMKHTSASMATAMPNLAPAFIFLIAWATGMEKVKLSCMYSRVKMGGTVLCVMGALIMSLMHSTKATSSSLKALPIVPDDVALDKEKILGCLCLFLSICCLSSSLVLQASILVEFPAPVSMFSVVTLIGGFTTVALQYVVKGSMDMGSASVIGLKNLVGYAVLGGLVSGGGLSFNAWVIKRKGPVVVSLFSPIATVVCVVVSAFSRDDSFNLGSFAGMALMFGGLYFVLWAKGKEESGEGDESKEDEEESVLRTEFDLEKPLLR, encoded by the exons ATGAAGAGAGAGACGTTAAAAGAAGTTGGAATAGTCGGAGGGTTGGTCGGAGCTCAGGTGATTTACGCTGGAAACTCGGAGGTACTGAGCCAGGTCTTGTCTCTTGGAGTTGATCCGCTTCTTGTTGCTATCTTCTGCACCTTTGCATCATTTCTTCTCATCAGTCCTCTTTCTTTTCTCCTTGAAAG GGAAGTGTGGCCCAGAAGCCTAAGTTTCAAGTTGAAGACAAAACTGGTTTTGGTTTCTCTTGTTGG AGTAACTCTGTTCCAGTGGTTATTCTTTGAAGGAATGAAACACACCTCTGCATCAATGGCTACAGCTATGCCTAATCTCGCTCCTGCTTTCATTTTCCTCATCGCTTGGGCTACTGG GATGGAGAAAGTGAAGCTAAGTTGTATGTACAGTAGAGTTAAGATGGGAGGGACGGTGTTATGTGTGATGGGAGCTCTCATTATGAGCTTAATGCACAGTACTAAAGCCACATCTAGCTCGCTCAAGGCTCTGCCTATTGTCCCTGACGACGTCGCTTTGGACAAAGAGAAGATCTTAGGTTGCCTCTGTCTCTTCCTTTCCATCTGCTGCTTGTCCTCAAGTCTTGTCCTCCAG GCATCCATACTGGTCGAGTTCCCGGCGCCTGTCTCTATGTTTTCAGTGGTAACTTTGATCGGTGGGTTCACCACGGTAGCTTTGCAGTATGTTGTTAAGGGGAGTATGGATATGGGAAGTGCATCAGTTATCGGTCTCAAGAACCTTGTGGGATACGCAGTGCTG GGAGGGTTGGTGAGTGGAGGAGGTTTAAGTTTTAATGCATGGGTGATTAAGAGAAAAGGACCAGTGGTTGTGTCACTCTTTAGTCCAATTGCAACTGTTGTGTGTGTTGTTGTCTCTGCTTTCTCCAGGGATGATAGTTTCAACCTCGGAAG CTTTGCGGGAATGGCCTTGATGTTTGGAGGACTCTACTTCGTTCTCTGGGCTAAAGGTAAAGAGGAGTCTGGAGAAGGAGATGAAtcaaaagaagatgaagaagaaagtgtgCTTAGGACAGAGTTTGATCTTGAGAAGCCTCTCTTGCGTTAA
- the LOC103847697 gene encoding DEAD-box ATP-dependent RNA helicase 28, whose translation MSGAFFYDAASDDDLDFLNHEEESSDEDVAEERKARAEAGGEDEEDSEVEDEDDDEEEEDEKTTKKGSTDAQSPWDFASYSSSVGEEHARRHTTSIDEKISKAIKHRPLPISAEEVEEEEEEEDEEDVSEAEPDKQEEYLSEDEEAADSKADNVAAKPFFSTVDGVSFHANSFMELNLSRPLLRACETLGYKKPTPIQAACIPLALTGRDLCASAITGSGKTAAFALPTLERLLFRPKRVFATRVLILTPTRELAVQIHSMIQKLAQFTDIKCGLIVGGLSVREQEVVLRSMPDIVVATPGRMIDHLRNSMSVDLDDLAVLILDEADRLLQTGFATEIQELVRLCPKRRQTMLFSATMTEEVKELVKLSLNKPLRLSADPSARRPPGLTEEVVRIRRTREANQEAVLLSLCTRTFKSKVIIFSGTKQAAHRLKILFGLAGLKAAELHGNLTQAQRLDSLELFRKQEVDFLIATDVAARGLDIIGVQTVINYACPREIDSYVHRVGRTARAGREGYAVTFVTDNDRSLLKVIAKKVGSKLKSRIIPEQSIVKWSQIIDEMEDQYSAVIRLEREERALRKAEMEFAKAENMIEHRDEIFARPKRTWFMTEKEKKLVAKTEKDSAGNPSGNELISADIAEDLKMKEKRKREREKNLPRKKRRKLEAAREMLEDNEEEDEEEEEGDDEKRGRSRGKDKKKKNEPEKKGLTLVDLGYRRAKAVKAKQRAIDSGKMDRPTPNKKQNLNRTKPKTQPRNEEMKDLFKSDMSDKKQGRGGAAASAKPRGKSKNSFKSKGRYKRR comes from the exons ATGTCCGGGGCCTTCTTCTACGACGCCGCTAGCGACGACGATCTCGACTTCCTCAACCACGAAGAGGAGAGCAGCGACGAAGATGTAGCAGAAGAGCGTAAAGCTCGAGCAGAAGCTGGtggagaagacgaagaagatagCGAAGTTGAGGATGAAGACGacgatgaagaagaggaagatgagaaAACTACAAAGAAAGGAAGCACCGATGCTCAATCTCCTTGGGATTTCGCGTCGTATTCAAGCTCCGTCGGGGAAGAACACGCCCGCCGTCACACAACCTCTATAGATGAGAAGATTTCAAAAGCTATCAAGCATCGTCCTCTTCCTATCTCCGCTGaggaagtagaagaagaagaagaagaggaagatgaagaagatgtcTCCGAGGCTGAACCTGACAAACAA GAGGAGTATCTTTCGGAAGACGAAGAGGCAGCTGATTCGAAAGCAGACAATGTTGCAGCCAAGCCGTTCTTCTCTACCGTGGATGGAGTTTCGTTTCATGCCAACTCTTTCATGGAGCTCAATCTCTCTCGTCCGTTGCTTCGAGCTTGTGAAACTCTTGGATACAAGAAACCTACCCCGATTCAG GCAGCGTGTATACCTTTAGCACTTACAGGGCGTGATCTTTGCGCCAGTGCAATCACTGGATCAGGGAAG ACTGCTGCGTTCGCTTTACCTACTCTTGAGAGGTTGCTGTTTCGTCCTAAGCGGGTCTTTGCTACTAGGGTTCTTATTCTCACTCCAACCAGGGAGCTGGCTGTCCA GATTCACAGTATGATTCAGAAGCTTGCACAGTTTACTGATATCAAATGTGGATTGATTGTAGGAGGGCTTTCTGTGAGG GAGCAAGAGGTTGTTTTGAGGTCTATGCCAGATATTGTTGTCGCTACTCCTGGACGTATGATAGATCATTTGCGTAATTCGATGTCTGTCGATTTGGATGATCTCGCGGTTTTGATTCTCGATGAAGCAGATCGTCTTCTACAGACTGGGTTTGCCACTGAAATACAAGAGCTG GTTCGCTTATGTCCCAAGAGAAGGCAAACAATGCTCTTCTCAGCCACAATGACTGAAGAAGTTAAAGAGCTTGTCAAACTTTCCTTGAACAAACCGCTGCGTCTCTCAGCTGATCCATCGGCTAGAAGGCCTCCAGGCCTTACTGAAGA GGTGGTAAGAATACGCAGGACGCGTGAGGCAAATCAGGAAGCTGTTCTTCTTTCATTATGCACAAGAACTTTTAAATCAAAAGTCATCATCTTTAG TGGAACAAAACAGGCTGCACATAGACTGAAAATTTTGTTCGGACTAGCTGGCCTCAAAGCAGCTGAGCTCCATGGAAACCTAACTCAAGCACAACGTCTTGAT TCTCTGGAACTTTTCAGGAAGCAAGAGGTTGATTTTCTCATTGCTACTGATGTGGCTGCTCGA GGGCTTGATATTATTGGTGTCCAAACTGTTATAAATTATGCCTGTCCTCGGGAAATAGACAG TTATGTTCACAGAGTTGGTAGAACAGCTAGGGCTGGAAGAGAAGGTTATGCTGTAACCTTTGTGACTGACAATGACCGATCCCTTTTGAAAGTCATT GCCAAGAAGGTGGGTTCAAAGTTGAAAAGCAGAATCATCCCAGAGCAGTCAATCGTTAAGTGGTCTCAGATAATCGATGAAATGGAAGATCAATACTCTGCTGTTATTCGACTAGAGAG GGAAGAGCGAGCTCTAAGGAAAGCTGAAATGGAATTTGCAAAG GCGGAGAACATGATTGAACACAGAGATGAAATATTCGCACGCCCAAAAAGGACTTGGTTCATgacagagaaggagaagaagctcGTGGCCAAAACTGAAAAG GATTCTGCTGGAAACCCTTCTGGAAACGAACTAATTAGTGCTGATATAGCAGAGGATCtcaagatgaaggagaagagaaaacGCGAACGCGAG AAGAATCTTCCAAGGAAAAAACGTAGAAAGCTTGAAGCTGCCAGAGAGATGCTAGAGGataacgaagaagaagacgaagaggaagaagaaggagacgaTGAAAAACGAGGAAGATCAAGA GGGaaagacaagaagaagaagaacgaaCCAGAGAAGAAAGGATTGACACTTGTGGATCTTGGTTACAGACGAGCAAAGGCGGTAAAAGCAAAACAGAGAGCAATTGATTCGGGTAAGATGGATAGACCAACGCCGAACAAGAAACAAAACCTAAACCGGACTAAACCAAAAACGCAGCCTCGAAATGAAGAGATGAAAGATCTGTTCAAGAGTGATATGAGCGACAAAAAACAAGGCAGAGGCGGAGCTGCGGCTTCAGCGAAACCTCGCGGGAAGTCTAAGAACTCTTTCAAGAGCAAAGGCCG ATATAAGCGTAGGTAG